A region from the Bacteroidota bacterium genome encodes:
- a CDS encoding electron transfer flavoprotein subunit alpha/FixB family protein has product MSVIAYIPNQEGIIKKAGFELASYATALAENMGKEAIAVVLGPMAGDELEKLGKYGISKVMHDANPLFAQLDNRASAKALATAAAQAEVVVLAHNNEGKGVAPRLAVRLGAGYVSAVTGLPQSITPFLVNKVVFTGKAIGHAEILTAKKVLTLAYNSFGVHEKPVDVSVEAFDSGCSASDFVLNVQQTQKVTGKVLLSEAEIVVSGGRGMKSPENWKPIEELAELLGAATACSRPVSDEGWRPHSEHVGQTGKIIAPNLYFAFGISGAIQHLGGVSGSKVIVAVNKDPEAPIFEAADYGIVGDALKVLPEFIEAVKELKKG; this is encoded by the coding sequence ATGTCAGTCATTGCATATATCCCCAATCAGGAAGGAATCATCAAAAAAGCTGGTTTTGAACTGGCATCCTACGCCACAGCCCTGGCAGAAAATATGGGCAAGGAAGCCATTGCCGTTGTACTTGGACCGATGGCCGGAGACGAACTGGAAAAGCTCGGTAAATATGGCATCAGCAAGGTGATGCACGATGCCAATCCCTTGTTTGCCCAGCTCGATAACAGGGCCAGCGCGAAAGCCCTGGCCACGGCTGCCGCACAGGCTGAGGTGGTTGTGCTGGCGCACAACAACGAAGGCAAAGGTGTGGCTCCGCGCCTGGCTGTCAGGCTTGGAGCCGGATACGTGAGTGCCGTCACCGGCCTGCCCCAAAGCATCACACCTTTTTTGGTAAACAAGGTGGTGTTTACCGGCAAAGCCATCGGACATGCCGAGATCCTGACCGCGAAAAAAGTGCTCACTTTGGCCTACAATAGTTTTGGTGTGCACGAAAAACCTGTTGATGTGTCAGTTGAGGCCTTCGACAGTGGATGCAGTGCTTCCGACTTTGTGCTAAATGTGCAGCAGACCCAGAAAGTGACCGGCAAAGTGTTGCTGAGCGAAGCCGAGATTGTGGTGTCGGGTGGCCGTGGGATGAAAAGCCCCGAAAACTGGAAGCCTATCGAAGAACTGGCCGAATTGCTTGGTGCTGCCACAGCCTGCTCGCGTCCGGTGTCGGATGAAGGCTGGCGCCCGCACAGCGAACACGTGGGACAAACCGGAAAAATCATCGCCCCGAACCTGTACTTCGCCTTTGGTATCTCGGGCGCCATTCAGCATCTTGGCGGCGTGAGCGGTTCGAAAGTGATTGTGGCAGTGAACAAAGACCCTGAAGCACCCATCTTCGAAGCAGCCGACTATGGCATCGTTGGCGACGCCCTGAAAGTGCTTCCCGAGTTTATCGAAGCTGTAAAAGAGCTGAAAAAAGGCTAA
- a CDS encoding aminotransferase class IV, protein MIGDFPLLESIRCEDGRFPLLNAHQERIARSVERLWPGEPIPSLAAHLKAHPAPGSGLFKCRILYGKTLSAPDYQPYVLKPPKQLKLIEDNTIDYALKWADRNHLNHLFGLRGACDDVLIVRDGLITDTTYCNIAFLSDGSWFTPALPLLAGVRRNDLLDKGIIRLMEIPVAGLPAFSHFKVFNAMIGWEDSEPQPIGMVFA, encoded by the coding sequence ATGATCGGCGATTTTCCATTGCTCGAAAGCATCCGCTGCGAAGATGGCCGGTTTCCGTTGCTCAATGCACATCAGGAGCGCATTGCGCGAAGTGTTGAACGGCTGTGGCCGGGCGAGCCCATACCCAGCCTTGCTGCACACCTCAAAGCACATCCTGCACCCGGGTCCGGACTCTTTAAGTGCAGGATTCTGTACGGAAAAACACTCTCAGCGCCTGATTATCAGCCCTATGTGCTCAAACCTCCGAAGCAGCTGAAACTTATTGAAGACAACACCATTGATTATGCGCTGAAATGGGCCGACAGAAACCATCTCAACCACCTGTTCGGATTGAGAGGCGCGTGCGATGATGTGCTGATTGTGCGTGATGGGCTGATCACAGACACCACCTACTGCAACATTGCATTTCTGAGTGATGGCAGCTGGTTTACCCCTGCGCTTCCTTTGCTTGCCGGCGTACGCCGCAACGATCTGCTGGATAAGGGAATCATCAGGTTGATGGAAATACCGGTAGCCGGATTGCCGGCGTTTAGCCATTTCAAAGTGTTCAATGCCATGATAGGATGGGAGGATAGCGAGCCACAACCCATAGGCATGGTATTTGCGTAA
- a CDS encoding aminodeoxychorismate synthase component I — protein MNPWHVTAHKINRLGCAGTPFLFAFDFGGNESFVYPLSQVDPATILYDIAGISNRSQPDTSLPHNISFVRHALCEQTYSNAFSKVMYHLRRGDSYLLNLTFPVEIETNLSSRTIFDHVQAPFKMWYNDRFVVFSPESFISISGHRIHTFPMKGTIKAGQEGAEQILLNNAKELAEHYTIVDLLRNDLSMVALQVRVERFRYVQPIETLNGQLLQTSSHISGQLSPDWPCRIGDILLKLLPAGSISGAPKQRTVEVIRESEMDDRGFYTGVMGLFDGKNLHSAVMIRFIETRADRMFFRAGGGITVNSTCREEYDELMQKVVLPIAKKTPGL, from the coding sequence ATGAACCCCTGGCACGTTACCGCACACAAAATCAACCGCCTTGGCTGTGCCGGCACGCCTTTTTTGTTTGCATTCGATTTCGGCGGCAACGAATCTTTTGTTTACCCGCTCAGCCAGGTAGATCCGGCCACCATCCTTTACGACATTGCCGGAATTTCGAACCGCTCACAACCCGATACCAGCCTCCCGCACAACATCAGCTTTGTGCGCCACGCCTTGTGTGAGCAAACCTACAGCAATGCGTTCAGCAAGGTGATGTATCACCTCAGGCGGGGCGACAGCTACCTGCTCAACCTGACCTTTCCGGTGGAAATCGAAACCAACCTGAGCAGCAGAACGATATTCGACCATGTGCAGGCACCCTTCAAAATGTGGTACAATGACCGTTTCGTGGTGTTTTCGCCTGAGTCGTTCATCTCCATCAGCGGGCACCGCATCCACACCTTTCCGATGAAAGGCACCATCAAAGCCGGTCAGGAAGGGGCTGAACAAATCTTGCTCAACAATGCCAAGGAGCTTGCCGAACATTACACCATTGTCGATCTGCTGCGCAACGACCTGAGCATGGTAGCATTGCAGGTGCGGGTGGAACGGTTCAGGTATGTGCAGCCTATTGAAACCCTCAACGGGCAACTGCTCCAGACCAGTTCGCACATCAGCGGACAACTTTCGCCGGATTGGCCCTGCCGCATCGGCGACATCCTACTGAAGCTGTTGCCGGCCGGTTCGATCAGTGGCGCACCAAAACAACGCACGGTCGAGGTTATCCGTGAATCTGAGATGGACGACCGGGGTTTTTACACTGGCGTAATGGGCCTGTTCGACGGAAAAAACCTGCACAGCGCCGTGATGATCCGTTTTATTGAAACCCGCGCCGACAGGATGTTTTTTCGTGCCGGGGGCGGAATTACCGTCAACAGCACTTGCCGGGAAGAATATGACGAGCTGATGCAAAAAGTCGTACTTCCGATTGCAAAAAAAACACCCGGTTTATGA
- the xth gene encoding exodeoxyribonuclease III produces MRIVSYNVNGIRSAMTKGLLSWIDQARPDVVCLQEIKASPDQIPLYEIEMLGYKHYWFPAEKKGYSGTAILSKAKPDKVVLGMGIPEYDAEGRFIRADFGGLSVISVYHPSGSSGDERQAFKMQWLSDFEDYVEELRKTRPYLVLSGDYNICHQPIDIHDPIRNATVSGFLPEEREWMSGFLNRGYIDTFRHLNKAPYHYTWWSYRANARAKNKGWRIDYHMITDNLLPKLRAARIFPEAVHSDHCPVFVEIDW; encoded by the coding sequence ATGCGCATCGTCAGCTACAATGTCAACGGCATCCGGTCGGCTATGACCAAAGGTTTGCTGAGCTGGATTGACCAGGCCAGGCCCGATGTGGTTTGCCTGCAGGAGATTAAAGCCAGTCCGGATCAGATACCGCTATACGAAATTGAGATGCTTGGATATAAGCACTATTGGTTTCCGGCCGAGAAAAAGGGATACAGCGGCACAGCCATCCTGAGCAAAGCCAAACCCGATAAGGTGGTGCTGGGCATGGGCATACCGGAATACGACGCCGAGGGCCGTTTTATCAGGGCCGATTTCGGGGGATTGTCTGTTATATCGGTTTATCATCCATCCGGAAGCAGCGGCGACGAGCGCCAGGCTTTTAAGATGCAATGGCTCTCCGACTTTGAAGATTATGTGGAAGAGCTCCGGAAAACGCGTCCCTATCTGGTACTATCGGGCGATTACAACATCTGCCACCAGCCCATCGACATTCACGATCCCATCCGGAATGCCACGGTTTCGGGCTTTCTGCCGGAAGAACGGGAGTGGATGAGCGGATTTCTGAACCGTGGCTACATCGACACATTCCGGCACCTCAACAAAGCGCCCTACCACTACACCTGGTGGAGCTACCGGGCCAACGCCCGCGCAAAAAACAAAGGCTGGCGCATTGATTACCACATGATTACAGATAACCTGCTGCCCAAGCTCCGCGCTGCACGCATCTTTCCCGAGGCCGTGCATTCCGACCACTGTCCGGTGTTCGTGGAAATCGACTGGTAA
- a CDS encoding chloride channel protein encodes MVRRNMLLARFHAWRVRHINERQYIYLLSIVTGIAAAIAAIVIKKSAQFIEYLLTSWFASQYDYFLFFFYPAAGILLAVLFMRYVVRQEPGHGIPGVLHAIARRNGLIRFHNTYSAIVASALTVGFGGSVGLEGPTVSTGAAVGSNIGQALRLNHRQIILMIGLASAAAMAAIFQSPVAAIVFALEVMAIDLAVASMVPLLIATLTAVITSYFVLGQAVMYPLGEELRFDPHTTLYFVGLGLLAGLLSVHFTRVMMRVEEFFAHRISSWQMRFLWGSLGLGVLIFFFPALYGEGYHAINSMLGGNYNSLYERSIFEAYRENLGVIMGLFAIILFLKPFASAFTFAAGGVGGIFAPALFMGSFLGLFYATALSQFTSTGIHPGIFAAVGMAGMISGILHAPLTGFFLIAEITGGYSLFIPLMIVSTISFAITRTILPNSIYTYQLARRGELITHNKDRSVLNMMKVGHLIETNFHPIRPGQTLGDLVKVISDSKRNIFPVVDDGGRFLGHILLDDIRQIMFDRELYDTPVESIMVFPDNVIRPDDPMEEVAAKFQNSGKYNIVVLDGDRYLGYISRANVFLTYRRKLSDLSQD; translated from the coding sequence ATGGTTCGCCGTAATATGCTGCTTGCCCGTTTTCATGCCTGGCGTGTCAGGCATATCAACGAGCGTCAGTACATCTACCTGCTCAGCATTGTGACAGGCATCGCAGCTGCCATTGCGGCCATCGTCATCAAAAAATCGGCACAATTCATTGAGTATCTGCTAACAAGCTGGTTTGCAAGTCAGTACGATTATTTTTTATTTTTCTTCTATCCGGCAGCAGGCATATTGCTTGCGGTGCTGTTCATGCGTTACGTGGTCAGGCAGGAACCCGGGCATGGCATACCGGGCGTGCTTCATGCCATTGCAAGGCGCAACGGGTTGATCAGGTTTCACAATACCTACTCGGCCATCGTAGCAAGTGCGCTCACGGTGGGCTTCGGTGGTTCGGTCGGATTGGAAGGGCCTACAGTGAGCACGGGCGCCGCTGTGGGGTCGAACATCGGACAGGCGCTCAGGCTCAATCACCGTCAGATCATCCTGATGATCGGGCTGGCCAGCGCCGCAGCCATGGCGGCAATTTTTCAGTCGCCGGTGGCAGCCATCGTGTTTGCGCTCGAGGTGATGGCCATCGATCTGGCTGTGGCTTCGATGGTGCCTTTGTTGATTGCTACGCTCACCGCGGTGATCACCTCCTATTTCGTGCTTGGTCAGGCGGTGATGTATCCGCTGGGCGAAGAGTTGCGTTTCGACCCCCACACCACCCTGTATTTTGTAGGATTAGGTTTGCTTGCCGGCCTGCTTTCGGTGCATTTTACAAGGGTGATGATGCGGGTGGAGGAATTTTTTGCCCACCGGATCTCCTCCTGGCAGATGCGTTTTTTGTGGGGTAGCCTAGGGTTGGGTGTGCTGATATTTTTCTTTCCGGCGCTCTATGGCGAAGGCTATCATGCCATCAACAGTATGCTCGGAGGCAACTACAACTCTCTGTACGAGCGCAGCATCTTTGAGGCTTACCGCGAAAACCTTGGTGTGATCATGGGGCTTTTTGCTATCATTCTCTTCCTTAAGCCTTTTGCATCGGCCTTCACATTTGCGGCCGGAGGCGTAGGGGGCATTTTTGCGCCCGCACTTTTCATGGGATCGTTTCTCGGATTGTTTTATGCCACGGCGCTTTCGCAGTTCACTTCCACCGGCATTCACCCCGGAATTTTTGCTGCCGTCGGCATGGCAGGCATGATCAGCGGTATCCTTCATGCCCCGCTCACCGGATTCTTTTTAATCGCCGAAATCACCGGAGGCTACAGCTTGTTTATCCCCCTGATGATCGTTTCGACCATCTCGTTTGCAATTACCCGAACCATACTCCCCAACTCGATTTATACCTATCAGCTGGCCAGGCGGGGCGAGCTCATCACACACAACAAAGACCGCAGCGTGCTCAATATGATGAAGGTGGGCCACCTGATTGAGACCAATTTTCACCCCATACGGCCCGGACAAACCCTGGGCGACCTTGTCAAAGTTATCAGCGATTCAAAACGAAATATCTTTCCGGTAGTGGATGACGGCGGCCGTTTTCTGGGACATATCCTGCTCGACGACATCCGGCAGATCATGTTCGACCGCGAACTTTACGATACCCCGGTCGAAAGCATCATGGTGTTTCCCGACAACGTGATTCGTCCCGATGACCCGATGGAAGAAGTGGCCGCCAAATTTCAGAATTCGGGAAAATACAACATTGTGGTGCTGGATGGCGACCGCTACCTTGGGTACATTTCGCGTGCCAATGTTTTTCTCACCTACCGCAGGAAGCTAAGCGACCTATCGCAGGATTAA
- a CDS encoding 6-carboxytetrahydropterin synthase codes for MTAKAKIRITKEFKFEMAHALLGYDGPCRNVHGHSYELSVTVIGEPIETSGHVKLGMVMDFGDLKRIVKAEVVDKFDHALVLNREMPEHITHNLDSAFEKVILLDYQPTSELMVIDFANRIAARLPDNLKLHSLRLRETATSYAEWFADDQR; via the coding sequence ATGACTGCAAAAGCAAAAATTCGCATCACCAAAGAGTTTAAATTCGAGATGGCCCATGCCCTGCTGGGCTACGACGGTCCGTGCCGCAATGTACACGGGCATTCCTACGAATTGAGCGTAACAGTGATAGGTGAGCCCATCGAAACCTCCGGCCATGTGAAGCTTGGCATGGTGATGGATTTTGGCGACCTGAAGCGCATCGTAAAAGCTGAAGTCGTGGATAAGTTCGATCATGCACTGGTGCTCAACCGCGAAATGCCCGAACACATCACCCACAATCTTGACAGTGCTTTCGAAAAAGTTATTTTGCTCGATTACCAGCCCACCAGCGAGCTGATGGTCATCGATTTTGCCAACCGCATAGCTGCCCGCCTGCCCGACAACCTGAAGCTTCACAGTTTGCGCCTTCGCGAAACCGCCACCAGCTACGCCGAGTGGTTTGCCGACGATCAGCGCTGA
- a CDS encoding endonuclease, with protein sequence MKRLYSAFVLVVSLLILRWPVAAQPPAGYYDAAEGLSGQALKTALHHIIKNHQALTYSALWQAFYQTDRKPNDKVWDMYSDVPGGTPAYEYTFFVNQCGNYNAEGQCYNREHSWPASWFNSQLPMYTDLFHIVPTDGYVNNRRANFPYGEVNNPVWTSTNGSKLGPSITPGYTGTVFEPIDAYKGDFARGFFYMSVRYTGQDAGWAGSEMTQGAEIRPWAVNLLLRWHQQDPVSQKETDRNNAVYALQQNRNPFIDRPEFAALIWDPAAGQYEMIDQRLSVSTWPNPASDFTIVHCTGCTEGPVQVELLDSRGRLISRQNLLIEAGSAPINLHMLPYGFYLLRLNQAGQMTGTGKLLVKP encoded by the coding sequence ATGAAACGATTATACTCAGCATTCGTCCTTGTTGTTTCTTTGCTTATCCTCAGATGGCCCGTTGCGGCGCAACCTCCGGCAGGTTATTACGACGCTGCCGAAGGCCTGAGCGGACAAGCACTGAAAACAGCCCTGCACCACATCATAAAAAACCATCAGGCGCTCACATACAGCGCATTATGGCAGGCATTCTATCAAACCGACCGCAAGCCAAACGACAAGGTCTGGGACATGTATTCTGATGTTCCTGGCGGGACACCGGCTTATGAATACACCTTTTTTGTTAACCAATGCGGCAATTATAATGCTGAAGGTCAATGCTATAACCGGGAACACTCCTGGCCGGCCAGCTGGTTCAACAGCCAGTTGCCCATGTACACCGACCTTTTCCACATTGTGCCAACCGACGGCTATGTGAATAACCGCAGGGCCAATTTCCCTTACGGTGAGGTGAACAACCCGGTCTGGACTTCGACCAACGGCTCGAAGCTGGGTCCCTCGATCACACCAGGCTACACCGGCACGGTGTTCGAGCCTATTGATGCTTACAAAGGCGATTTTGCCCGGGGATTTTTTTACATGTCGGTGCGCTACACGGGACAGGATGCAGGCTGGGCAGGCAGCGAGATGACTCAGGGCGCCGAAATCAGGCCATGGGCTGTGAACCTTTTGCTGCGCTGGCATCAGCAAGACCCGGTTAGCCAGAAAGAAACCGACCGCAACAACGCAGTGTATGCCCTTCAGCAAAACCGCAACCCCTTTATCGACCGGCCGGAATTTGCAGCCCTCATTTGGGATCCGGCTGCCGGCCAATATGAAATGATCGACCAGAGGCTGTCGGTCAGCACCTGGCCCAACCCGGCTTCGGATTTCACCATTGTGCATTGCACCGGCTGCACCGAAGGCCCTGTGCAAGTTGAACTGCTCGACTCCCGCGGCAGGTTGATTTCGCGCCAGAACCTCCTCATCGAAGCTGGCAGTGCACCCATCAACCTCCACATGCTGCCATATGGTTTCTATCTGCTTCGCCTCAACCAGGCAGGGCAAATGACCGGTACCGGAAAACTGTTAGTAAAACCCTGA
- a CDS encoding manganese efflux pump translates to MAHIFNILFVIALAYNTFPLALGQNRDHRNSHLKNLIMAGIFGLIQGVMYHLGDVLGHTFMHLFVKRYKWVVFGVLVAVAVRMAMEAFNIRRGAKLFSFDNYSKFVIMAVSAGINTFIVGMTGYHFMPYGALLPALLVAAGFAWSIAGISMNISRTNILLSSLLQFFSAGVLFIIAFLYLLTNLWAS, encoded by the coding sequence ATGGCGCACATCTTCAACATCCTGTTTGTCATCGCCCTCGCTTACAACACCTTTCCGCTGGCGCTTGGTCAAAACCGTGACCATCGCAACAGCCACCTGAAAAACCTGATCATGGCAGGCATATTCGGGCTGATCCAGGGTGTGATGTATCATCTGGGCGATGTGCTGGGCCATACCTTTATGCATCTTTTTGTGAAAAGATACAAATGGGTGGTGTTTGGGGTGCTTGTGGCGGTGGCAGTGCGTATGGCCATGGAGGCTTTCAACATCAGGCGGGGTGCCAAGCTTTTTTCGTTCGACAACTATTCAAAGTTCGTCATCATGGCCGTTTCGGCTGGCATCAACACCTTCATAGTGGGCATGACAGGTTACCATTTCATGCCATACGGCGCCCTGCTGCCCGCTTTGCTTGTTGCCGCCGGCTTTGCCTGGTCGATAGCAGGCATCAGCATGAACATCTCGCGCACGAACATCCTGCTTTCGAGCTTGTTGCAGTTCTTTTCGGCAGGGGTGCTTTTCATCATCGCATTTCTCTACTTGCTCACCAACCTTTGGGCATCATGA
- a CDS encoding GAF domain-containing protein: protein MIKPDKKAQRYQRLYDQIAALLEKSNNPISNMATIVAVLHHKMEYFFWTGFYLLQDGRLQVGPYQGSLACIDLKKDTGVCWAGINAAKPVVVDDVHAFPGHIACDSRSNSEVVVPLRDTHGKIVGVLDVDSTLHAAFDETDAQWLEKIVALVYPHPQPNTQQ, encoded by the coding sequence ATGATCAAACCAGATAAAAAAGCCCAGCGTTATCAGCGGCTTTACGACCAGATTGCCGCTTTGCTTGAAAAAAGCAACAACCCCATATCGAATATGGCCACCATTGTGGCTGTGTTGCACCATAAAATGGAATATTTCTTCTGGACAGGCTTTTACCTGCTTCAGGATGGCCGGTTGCAAGTGGGGCCATATCAGGGATCGCTGGCTTGCATCGACCTGAAAAAGGATACCGGCGTTTGCTGGGCCGGAATCAATGCGGCAAAACCAGTGGTGGTGGATGATGTGCATGCCTTTCCGGGCCACATTGCCTGCGACAGCCGCTCGAATTCGGAAGTGGTTGTGCCACTGCGTGATACCCATGGAAAGATTGTGGGTGTGCTCGATGTGGACAGCACCCTGCATGCGGCTTTCGACGAAACAGATGCCCAATGGCTCGAGAAAATTGTTGCCCTGGTATATCCCCATCCTCAACCGAATACACAACAATAA
- a CDS encoding isoamylase early set domain-containing protein — protein sequence MSIKKQFLKSKPVCKVSFKVSKEEAAGAAQVAVLGDFNGWNPEAGAMNALKDGSFSLTLELESGKTYRFRYLADGSRWFDDAEADGVEAGEFGAANNLLNC from the coding sequence ATGAGCATTAAAAAGCAGTTTCTCAAGAGCAAACCTGTTTGCAAGGTAAGTTTCAAAGTGAGCAAGGAGGAGGCCGCCGGTGCCGCACAGGTAGCTGTGCTGGGCGATTTCAACGGCTGGAATCCCGAAGCCGGAGCAATGAATGCCCTCAAAGACGGGTCGTTCAGTCTCACCCTGGAACTTGAATCCGGCAAAACCTACAGGTTCCGTTATCTGGCCGACGGCAGCCGTTGGTTCGACGATGCCGAAGCCGATGGCGTGGAGGCAGGCGAATTTGGCGCTGCCAACAATCTGTTGAATTGCTAA
- a CDS encoding tryptophanase, producing the protein MELPFAENYKIKMVEHIRRSTREERERWIGDARYNLFNLRSDQVFVDLLTDSGTGAMSDRQWAGMMLGDESYAGASSYYKLKEAITEITGFPYFLPTHQGRAAENVLFSTLIKAGQVIPGNAHFDTTKGHIEFRKATAIDCTIDEAADTTLDHPFKGNIDLAKLQKVFDTYPLEQIPFVIITITCNTSGGQPVSLENMRQVSALCRKYGVRVIFDAARFAENAYFIKLREPGYAGKSIREIVREMFSLADAMTMSSKKDGIVNMGGFIGFREEDLFRQASVYNIMFEGYITYGGMSGRDMNALAIGLYEATEFEYLDTRIRQVAYLGQQLRDAGIPVQYPFGGHAIFVDALRFLPHVPREQFVAQTLAIELYLEGGVRGVEIGTIMADRDPVTRFNRYPPLELVRLAIPRRVYTNNHMDYVAASLKNVYERRDSIRTGYRIVNEAPILRHFTVELAKVR; encoded by the coding sequence ATGGAACTTCCATTTGCCGAAAACTATAAGATCAAAATGGTTGAACACATCCGGCGCAGCACCCGGGAGGAGCGCGAACGCTGGATCGGTGATGCCCGTTACAACTTGTTCAACCTTCGGAGCGATCAGGTGTTTGTTGACCTGCTCACCGACTCGGGCACAGGGGCTATGAGCGACCGCCAGTGGGCGGGCATGATGCTGGGCGACGAGTCGTATGCCGGCGCATCGTCGTACTACAAGCTCAAAGAAGCCATCACCGAGATTACGGGCTTTCCTTATTTTTTGCCCACCCACCAGGGCAGAGCTGCCGAAAATGTGCTGTTCAGCACCCTGATCAAAGCCGGACAGGTGATACCAGGCAATGCCCATTTCGACACCACCAAAGGCCATATCGAATTCAGGAAAGCCACAGCCATCGACTGCACCATTGACGAAGCAGCCGATACCACCCTCGACCATCCTTTCAAAGGCAATATCGACCTGGCAAAGCTGCAGAAGGTCTTCGACACCTATCCACTGGAGCAAATTCCCTTTGTGATCATCACCATCACCTGCAACACCTCGGGCGGACAGCCTGTTTCGCTCGAAAATATGCGCCAGGTGAGCGCCCTGTGCCGAAAGTATGGGGTAAGGGTGATCTTTGATGCCGCCCGTTTTGCCGAGAATGCCTACTTTATCAAATTGCGCGAACCCGGCTATGCCGGCAAGTCCATACGCGAAATTGTACGCGAGATGTTCAGCCTGGCCGATGCCATGACCATGAGCAGCAAAAAGGACGGTATCGTCAATATGGGTGGATTTATCGGCTTCCGCGAGGAGGATTTATTCCGCCAGGCCAGCGTGTACAACATCATGTTTGAAGGATATATCACCTACGGAGGCATGTCGGGACGCGACATGAACGCCCTGGCCATCGGGCTGTACGAAGCCACCGAGTTCGAATACCTCGACACTCGCATCCGTCAGGTGGCCTACCTTGGCCAGCAGTTGCGCGATGCAGGCATACCGGTGCAGTATCCTTTTGGCGGGCATGCCATTTTTGTGGATGCCCTCAGGTTTTTGCCGCATGTGCCCCGCGAACAGTTTGTGGCACAGACGCTTGCCATCGAGCTTTACCTCGAAGGCGGCGTAAGGGGAGTAGAAATCGGCACAATCATGGCCGACCGCGACCCGGTGACCCGATTCAACCGCTATCCCCCGCTGGAGCTGGTCAGGCTGGCCATCCCGCGACGTGTTTACACCAACAACCACATGGACTATGTGGCCGCATCGCTGAAAAATGTGTACGAGCGTCGCGACAGCATACGCACAGGCTACCGCATTGTGAACGAAGCACCCATACTGCGCCACTTCACTGTGGAGCTGGCAAAGGTGCGTTGA
- a CDS encoding RNA polymerase sigma factor: MSLVTTPKSLACLFIWQVSTKNIRTVEQLITHTQRELILQCIDGNRRAQYALYQQYAKAMLNLSYRMLQNREDAEDVLQEAFFEAFDKLHRFRFESTFGAWLKRIVINRCINALRRRKLPLQYLDDMQAFAGIPDEAPEETGLSVEQVKKAMTSLPSGSRTIFSLYLLEGYDHNEIAEILDISVSNSKTQYMRARQRVKEIIMQQGYAA; encoded by the coding sequence ATGAGCTTGGTTACAACCCCAAAAAGTTTGGCATGTCTTTTTATCTGGCAGGTGAGCACCAAAAACATTCGAACCGTGGAACAGCTTATCACCCACACCCAACGCGAGCTCATCCTGCAGTGTATCGACGGAAACCGCAGGGCGCAATATGCCCTCTATCAGCAATATGCCAAGGCCATGCTTAATCTGAGCTACCGTATGCTTCAAAACCGCGAAGATGCCGAAGATGTGTTGCAGGAGGCTTTTTTTGAAGCTTTCGACAAGTTGCACCGTTTCAGGTTTGAAAGCACTTTTGGGGCCTGGCTTAAACGCATCGTAATCAACAGATGCATCAATGCCCTCAGGCGCAGGAAGTTGCCCTTGCAATACCTGGACGATATGCAGGCATTTGCCGGCATTCCCGATGAGGCTCCCGAAGAAACCGGCCTGAGCGTGGAGCAGGTGAAAAAAGCCATGACCAGCCTGCCCTCCGGCAGCCGCACCATTTTCTCGCTTTACCTGCTCGAAGGTTACGACCACAACGAAATTGCCGAAATCCTCGACATCTCGGTTTCCAACTCCAAAACTCAATACATGCGTGCCCGGCAGCGCGTCAAAGAAATCATTATGCAACAGGGATATGCAGCCTGA